The DNA window TAGCCGACAGTAAGATGATCGTTCAGGATCGTCAGGTGGAGGCTTGGTTGCGCAAGATGGCGAGTGACGAGCCGCGCGGCCTCGACGAGCAGATCGAGGACGCCTATTCGATACGCGCCACGCCGCAAGTGCTGGGTCCGGTGCTCGATACCACCCTGTTCGTCGAGCAGACCGTGACCACCGAACTCAATTCGTCGAACGACAATCCGCTGATCGTTGTCGAGGAGGGTGAGGCCATCCATAACGCCAATTTCCACGGCCAGTACATTTCCAATGCCATGGACCAGCTGGCAATCGTGCTCGTCACCCTGTGCAATCTGTCAGAGCGGCGCAACAACCGGCTACTGCATCCCAGCCTCAACGGCGATTTGCCACCCTTCCTCTGCGCCAGCAATCCGGGCATGAGCCAAGGCCTCATGGGCGGCCAGTTCATGGCTACCTCGCTGACCGCAGAACTGCGTCATACCGCGGCGCCGATCTCGATCCAGTCATTGCCGTCGACCGGCGATTTCCAGGACCACGTGTCGTTCGGTCTGGTCGCCGCGCGGCGCACGCGCGATACTCTCGCCGATGCCCGCCGCATCGTTGCCTATGAGTTGATCTGCGCCGCCCAGGCAGCCGATATCCGCGGCATCGACGGGCTCAGCTCGTCGACGCGGATGCTATACGGGATGGTGCGTGAGCACGTCCCCTATCTCGATCACGATGAGCCGCTAACCGACTACATCGAGGCTGTGGCAGCGTTGTTCGAGAGCGGTGCGCTGCTCGATGCGCTGCCCGAAGAGTGCGATGGCTACGACTGGTAGGAGCGCGCAGCCATGAGCAGCCAAGCGGCACGGGCAGTGGTGCTCGACACTGAGCAGTCGCTGCGGACCTATTCGCGCAAGACCCGCAAGAGCGCTGCGGCCCATGTTCGTGCCGATAAGTTACTGCCCGGCGGCACCTCGCGCCAGGCTGGCTATTGGGCGCCCTATCCGCTGACCTTCAAGCGCGCAGAGGGCCCCTTTCTCTGGGATATCGACGGTAACCGCTACTTCGATCTGATCAACAATTACACCGCCATGGTGCACGGCCATAGCTATCCGCCGATCGTCGAAGCGGCACGGCGCCATGCCGGGCGAGGCACCGGCTGGGTCGGCGGCAATCTCGAACAGCTCGAACTCGCCGAGGAAATCGTCGGGCGGGTGGCCGCGGTGGAACAGGTGCGCTTCACCAATTCAGGCACCGAAGCAGGCGCGCTGGCCTTCAATATAGCGCGAAAGTTGACCGGGCGGGAGAAGCTGCTGATGGCGCGCTACGGCTATCACGGCTCGCTGCTGGAATTTGAAACGGGCTCGTTTGGCCGTGAAGGGTCAGTGACGTTGTTGGCCGACTACAATGACTTGGCCGCATTCGAGCGCGTTATCGAGGAGCACGGTAATGAGATCGCGGCCGTTTTTCTCGAGCCGGTGCTGGGGTCGGGTGGTGTGGTGAGCGGTGATGCGCTGTTCCTGCACGGCGTGCAGGCGGCGGCACGCCAAGTCGGGGCGCTGCTCGTGCTTGATGAGGTGCTGACGTTGCGCTTCGCCCTTGGTGGCGTTCAAGGGCAGGTCGGGCTCACCCCCGATCTCACCATGTTCGGCAAGCTGATCGGCGGCGGCTATCCGGTCGGCGCCATCGGCGGGGCGCGGGATCTGCTAAAGATTTTCGCCCCCTCGGACCTGAAGCTGTTCCATACCGGCACCTTCAATGCCAATCCGGTAACCATGGCCGCCGGTTTTGTCTCACTCAACCACCTGACCGGCGAGCGCATCGACGCTATGGCGGGCGCTGCCAAGACATTGAAGTCCGGGCTTGCGCGCGCGGCGACAAAGGCCGGCCTGCCGCTCTCGATCAACCATCACGGCTCTTGCCTGAACCTTTATTTCAGCGAGCGCGCGCCGCGATCGTCGGTCGTCCGCGAGGATGGGCAGCTGCTTGGCGCCTTCCACATCGTGGCGATGAACCACGGCTTGTTCCTGGCGCCGCGCGGCATGATCGCACTGTCAACGGTCATGACTTCCGCTTACTTGGCCGAAATCCTGGAGCGGGCCGAGGCGGCGATGGCCGAGTTGGGGCAAACGGCGTAGCGCGGCCCCGCGCGCATCGCCACCATCAGGATCGCACCGCCCTAGAGCATATGACCGCCGCGTTTTGCCTTGGTCGCCAGATAACGGGAATTGTGGGCGTTGGCAGGAAAGCTGTGCGGCACGCGTTTTGCCACAGTCACGCCGCAGCGCTCCAGGCCCGCGATCTTGTCGGGATTGTTGGTCAGCAGACGCACCCGCTCGATACCGAGCTGGCCTAGCATCTCGGCCGCCACCCGGTAGTGGCGCTCGTCGGCGTCGAAGCCGAGTTGTTCGTTGGCCTCGAAGGTATCCAGGCCGTCGTCCTGCAGTTCGTAAGCGCGCAGCTTGTTGACTAGGCCGATGCCGCGGCCTTCCTGGGTCAGATAAAGCAGCACGCCGCCGCCGTTCTCGGCAATGAAGCTGATGGCGCCGCGCAACTGGTCACCGCAGTCGCAGCGCAGGCTGCCTACCAGATCACCGGTAAAGCACTGGGAGTGGATGCGCACCAGCACCGGGGTGTCCGGCGCCGGTGCGCCGATCATCATAGCCAGGTGCTCGCTGCCGCCATCGGCCGGGCGGAAGGCGACGATGGTGGTGTCCGGGGCATCGGCCAGGGGCACCTTGGCGGCGCTGACGCGGTTGAGCATGCCTGAGGCAGTGCTGCCGTAACGCTGGATATCCGCGGCGCTCACCGCCAGCAGACGCTTGGTGGCGCTGGCCTCGGCGGCATCGAGATGCCCGGTCAGGATCGCCGGCAGCAGGCTTGCGAGCTTAGCGAGGCGGATCGCGGCTAAATCGCGTGGCCCGGCTGTGGCGAGGGCAAGTCCAACGGCGCGCGCGCCGCTGGGATCGCCCGGCGCGGTGGTTGGGTCAGAAAGGTCGTGCACCTGCGCCGGGTCAACGGCGTCCGGCAGGGTCAGCGCCACGCCGGGCTCGTCATCCCGGGCCAATCCGAGAACTCTGGCGCGCTGTGCCGTCAGCACTAGTCTCACCGGACCTTGCGAGGCCTTGGCGAGACGGCGCAGGCGGGCAGCGTTGGCATATTCGCTCGACAGCACCAGCGAGGTGCCATCAGCGTCCTGCAATAGCACCATGCCACCGCGGCGCAGGTCGCCGATGGCGCGGTCCACGGCGATCACCGCGTGCGGCGTCTCGGCTTCGATCGGTTCGAAGGATGTCTCGTCCACGTCGTTCCCCTAGGATAGCATCATGCCGCCGCCGCGCTTTCATATATAGGCGTCCCGGACGCGGCACCAGTCCCGGCTACCGCAGGGCTCATTGACGCGGCCTGTACCGCGGCTAAACTTGCGGCAAAGACGGGGGCGAAACGTCCGGAGCATGCCATGGCTAAGGCTATGTGGAACGGTACGGTGTTGGCCGAGAGCGATCGCTTCGAGATCGTCGAGGGGAATTGTCTATTGCCCACCCG is part of the Alphaproteobacteria bacterium genome and encodes:
- a CDS encoding aromatic amino acid ammonia-lyase, yielding MLQKVPTIPDGHDMCLETIVAAARDANNQVMITDAIWDRVSASRALLDEFVDSGRIIYGVTTSVGGFVNWLVPPHLAEQVQNNILRNVQSNVGDDLDDVYVRAAMLARINSLARGNSAISLENLEKYVAMYNRGIVPCIPEKGSLGTSGDLGPLACIALVGTGQWRARYQGQAMPGAEALRRANIEPMTLSYKEGLALINGTSVMTALAACHVVAAKNLIKAHTLAACLTLEVLKAKIMPFHPAAHRQKPHPGQIRIADAIYTTLADSKMIVQDRQVEAWLRKMASDEPRGLDEQIEDAYSIRATPQVLGPVLDTTLFVEQTVTTELNSSNDNPLIVVEEGEAIHNANFHGQYISNAMDQLAIVLVTLCNLSERRNNRLLHPSLNGDLPPFLCASNPGMSQGLMGGQFMATSLTAELRHTAAPISIQSLPSTGDFQDHVSFGLVAARRTRDTLADARRIVAYELICAAQAADIRGIDGLSSSTRMLYGMVREHVPYLDHDEPLTDYIEAVAALFESGALLDALPEECDGYDW
- a CDS encoding aminotransferase class III-fold pyridoxal phosphate-dependent enzyme, which codes for MSSQAARAVVLDTEQSLRTYSRKTRKSAAAHVRADKLLPGGTSRQAGYWAPYPLTFKRAEGPFLWDIDGNRYFDLINNYTAMVHGHSYPPIVEAARRHAGRGTGWVGGNLEQLELAEEIVGRVAAVEQVRFTNSGTEAGALAFNIARKLTGREKLLMARYGYHGSLLEFETGSFGREGSVTLLADYNDLAAFERVIEEHGNEIAAVFLEPVLGSGGVVSGDALFLHGVQAAARQVGALLVLDEVLTLRFALGGVQGQVGLTPDLTMFGKLIGGGYPVGAIGGARDLLKIFAPSDLKLFHTGTFNANPVTMAAGFVSLNHLTGERIDAMAGAAKTLKSGLARAATKAGLPLSINHHGSCLNLYFSERAPRSSVVREDGQLLGAFHIVAMNHGLFLAPRGMIALSTVMTSAYLAEILERAEAAMAELGQTA
- the ribA gene encoding GTP cyclohydrolase II produces the protein MDETSFEPIEAETPHAVIAVDRAIGDLRRGGMVLLQDADGTSLVLSSEYANAARLRRLAKASQGPVRLVLTAQRARVLGLARDDEPGVALTLPDAVDPAQVHDLSDPTTAPGDPSGARAVGLALATAGPRDLAAIRLAKLASLLPAILTGHLDAAEASATKRLLAVSAADIQRYGSTASGMLNRVSAAKVPLADAPDTTIVAFRPADGGSEHLAMMIGAPAPDTPVLVRIHSQCFTGDLVGSLRCDCGDQLRGAISFIAENGGGVLLYLTQEGRGIGLVNKLRAYELQDDGLDTFEANEQLGFDADERHYRVAAEMLGQLGIERVRLLTNNPDKIAGLERCGVTVAKRVPHSFPANAHNSRYLATKAKRGGHML